The sequence CCCGCCCTGACCGAGGCAGCCGACTCGCGCGCCAGGGCGTCCGGCGTGACGGGAACCACCGGCCACCGCAAGGCGTTCCGGGGGCCGTTCAGGCAGGCCTTGAGCATGGCCCGATGCTACGCCCGCACTGCTACGCTGCGCGCATGACCTTCTCGATCGTGGCGCGCGACCCGCTCACCGGCGACCTGGGAGTGGCCGTCGCCAGCAAGTTCCTGGCCGTGGGGGCGCTGGTGCCGTGGGTGCGGGCCGGGGTGGGGGCGGTCGCCACCCAGAGTTACGTGAACCCCACCTTCGGCCCGGAGGGGCTGGCCCGTCTCCACGCGGGCCACGCTGCTTCCGAGGTCGGCGCGCAGTTCCAGCGCGAGGACGGGGGCATCGCGCAGCGGCAGTTCGGGATCGTGGACGCGCAGGGGCGCAGCGTCACCTTCACCGGCCCGTCATGCCACGCCTGGGCGGGGGGCGTGGCACTGCCAGACATCGCCATCCAGGGCAACATCCTGACCGGGCCGGAGGTCGTGGATGCCATGCTCGACGCGTGGCACGCGGGCCATCAGCTGGCGCTGCCCGCACGGCTGCTGTGGGTGCTGCGGGCCGGTGACGACGCGGGCGGCGACCGGCGGGGCCGGCAGTCCGCCGCGCTGCTGTGTGCCGGGCCGGGACGCGGCTACGGCGGCCTCAGCGACGACTGGGTGAACCTCCGCG comes from Deinococcus sp. KSM4-11 and encodes:
- a CDS encoding DUF1028 domain-containing protein, translated to MTFSIVARDPLTGDLGVAVASKFLAVGALVPWVRAGVGAVATQSYVNPTFGPEGLARLHAGHAASEVGAQFQREDGGIAQRQFGIVDAQGRSVTFTGPSCHAWAGGVALPDIAIQGNILTGPEVVDAMLDAWHAGHQLALPARLLWVLRAGDDAGGDRRGRQSAALLCAGPGRGYGGLSDDWVNLRADDHPNPCQELVRLLDVHDLLFGRPRDTRPLDASELGWLRARLIRQGYAAQLPDGPWDDATERAAWALYGTENLEERWVPGGKIDPVALAYLQGQD